A stretch of Brassica rapa cultivar Chiifu-401-42 chromosome A08, CAAS_Brap_v3.01, whole genome shotgun sequence DNA encodes these proteins:
- the LOC103832914 gene encoding uncharacterized protein LOC103832914 encodes MEMEKKQGFFSALRDEVIRSFTPSRSRPRSRSASPSRSNSHMKALLWGRKKLLASSGCSRTAAGGYHLASQPEPLIGRSESLRPVIEGPDPDNDETQTDSKRIGSGLGHWVKGQMSRAPSVASTRSDLRLLLGVLGAPLAPIKVSSSIRDSPIETSTAQYILQQYTAASGGQKLQSSVKNAYANGKVKMITSELETPTRTVRNRNPTKPETGGFVLWQMNPDMWYVELSVGSSKVRAGCNGKLVWRHTPWLGSHTANGPVRPLRRALQGLDPRTTAAIFAESKCVGEKKVNGEDCFILKLCTDPGTLKARSEGPAEIVRHILFGYFSQRTGLLVQFEDSQLTRIQSNSGDAVYWETTINSSLEDYRQVEGIMIAHSGRSVVTLFRFGEVAMSHTRTKMEERWTIEEVAFNVPGLSPDCFIPPADLRSSSLLTEACEYSDREEKGKSSIMLAAHRAKVAALEKGNLGNDHPVWQIDV; translated from the exons ATGGAAATGGAGAAGAAGCAAGGATTTTTCTCAGCGCTCAGAGACGAAGTCATCAGAAGCTTTACTCCTTCTCGCTCCAGGCCACGTTCTCGTTCCGCGAGCCCGTCCCGCTCAAACTCGCACATGAAGGCTCTTCTCTGGGGCAGGAAGAAGCTACTCGCAAGCTCCGGCTGCAGCCGCACCGCCGCCGGAGGATATCACCTAGCTTCGCAGCCGGAGCCGTTAATCGGAAGATCGGAGAGCCTAAGACCTGTAATCGAAGGTCCCGATCCAGATAACGACGAAACTCAAACGGATTCGAAACGAATCGGGTCGGGTCTAGGTCACTGGGTCAAAGGCCAGATGTCACGTGCTCCCTCCGTGGCTTCAACGAGGTCCGACTTAAGGCTCCTCCTCGGTGTACTAGGAGCTCCTCTCGCACCTATTAAAGTCTCTTCCTCCATCAGAGACTCTCCCATC GAAACTTCAACTGCGCAGTACATTCTGCAACAGTACACGGCGGCTTCAGGCGGCCAGAAGCTACAAAGCTCCGTCAAAAACGCTTATGCTAATGGTAAGGTCAAGATGATAACCTCAGAGCTCGAAACTCCGACGAGAACCGTTCGGAATCGAAACCCGACAAAGCCTGAAACAGGAGGTTTTGTCCTCTGGCAGATGAATCCCGACATGTGGTACGTTGAGCTCTCTGTCGGTAGTAGTAAAGTTCGTGCTGGTTGTAATGGGAAGCTTGTTTGGAGACACACTCCTTGGCTCGGTTCCCACACTGCTAATGGACCAGTCAGGCCACTTCGTCGTGCACTTCAG GGACTTGATCCGAGAACTACTGCTGCTATCTTTGCTGAGTCGAAATGTGTGGGAGAGAAGAAAGTGAACGGTGAAGATTGTTTCATTCTGAAGCTGTGTACTGACCCTGGAACACTGAAGGCGAGGAGTGAGGGACCAGCGGAGATTGTGAGACACATTCTTTTCGGTTACTTCAGCCAAAGGACAGGTCTTTTAGTTCAGTTCGAGGATTCTCAGCTGACCCGGATCCAGTCCAACAGTGGTGATGCTGTTTACTGGGAGACCACGATCAACTCGTCTCTGGAGGATTATAGACAAGTGGAAGGGATCATGATTGCTCACTCTGGACGCTCTGTTGTTACTCTTTTTAGATTCGGGGAAGTTGCGATGAGTCACACTAGGACTAAGATGGAGGAAAGATGGACTATTGAAGAGGTTGCTTTCAATGTTCCTGGTCTGTCTCCGGACTGCTTTATCCCACCGGCTGATCTTAGATCTAGTTCTCTACTAACCGAGGCGTGTGAGTACTCGGATCGAGAAGAGAAAGGGAAAAGCTCGATCATGTTGGCAGCTCATAGAGCTAAAGTTGCAGCATTGGAGAAAGGAAACTTAGGCAATGACCACCCGGTATGGCAGATTGATGTCTGA
- the LOC103832916 gene encoding chlorophyll synthase, chloroplastic-like isoform X1, translating into MGALRDSSQSGALGASRGSGLHYVGHTTPALFYLALGGSLLSYIYSAPPLKLGIAIVYNFKSVEGDRAMGLQSLLVAFGTEAAKWICVSAIDVTQISVAGM; encoded by the exons A TGGGAGCATTGAGAGATTCATCACAGAGTGGAGCATTGGGAGCATCTCGTGGTAGTGGTCTGCATTATGTTG GGCATACCACTCCCGCTTTGTTCTATCTTGCTTTGGGAGGGTCCTTGTTATCTTATATATACTCTGCTCCACCTCTTAAG TTGGGAATAGCGATTGTTTATAACTTCAAAAGTGTTGAAGGAGACAGAGCAATGGGCCTTCAGTCTCTCCTAGTAGCTTTTGGCACTGAGGCTGCAAAATGGATATGCGTTAGTGCTATAGACGTTACTCAGATCTCTGTTGCCGGTATGTAG
- the LOC103832915 gene encoding polyadenylate-binding protein RBP47A yields the protein MQTTNNGPDSSSAGTTPPPLQQPTPPPQQQHWQNQQQWMAAMQYPMAMMQQQQHMMMYPHQYAPYSQGHYQHPPQFHYAPYHQQQHQQRGGSGGDDVKTLWVGDLLHWMDETYLHTCFSHTNEVSSVKVIRNKQTNQSEGYGFVEFLSRSAAEEVLQSYSGVTMPNADQPFRLNWASFSTGEKRASENGGPDLSIFVGDLAPDVTDALLLETFAGYQSVKGAKVVIDSNTGRSKGYGFVRFGDESERSRALTEMNGAFCSSRQMRVGIATPKRASAYGQQNGSQALTLAGGHGANGSVSDGDSNNSTIFVGGIDADVTEEDLMQPFSQFGEVVSVKIPVGKGCGFVQFGNRKSAEEAIENLNGTVIGKNTVRLSWGRSPNRQWRGEAGHQWNGGYSRGQGYSNGYANQDSNMYATAAAAVPGAS from the exons ATGCAGACGACAAACAACGGTCCAGATTCGTCATCAGCCGGAACAACGCCGCCACCGTTGCAGCAGCCGACTCCTCCTCCGCAGCAACAGCACTGGCAAAACCAGCAACAATGGATGGCGGCGATGCAGTACCCAATGGCGATgatgcagcagcagcagcataTGATGATGTATCCTCACCAATACGCACCGTACAGCCAAGGTCACTATcagcatcctcctcagtttcacTACGCTCCTTATCACCAGCAGCAGCACCAGCAGCGTGGTGGATCTGGTGGAGATGATGTGAAGACTCTCTGGGTTGGTGATCTTCTTCATTGGATGGACGAGACTTATCTCCACACATGTTTCTCTCACACCAACGAG GTATCTTCTGTTAAAGTGATAAGAAACAAGCAAACTAATCAGTCAGAAGGGTACGGTTTTGTGGAGTTTCTTTCGCGTTCGGCAGCTGAGGAAGTCCTTCAGAGCTACAGCGGTGTAACCATGCCCAACGCAGACCAACCCTTCCGTCTAAACTGGGCGTCTTTCAGCACTGGTGAAAAGAGAGCCTCAGAAAACGGTGGTCCTGACCTGTCGATATTCGTGGGAGACTTGGCTCCAGACGTGACTGATGCTCTACTGCTCGAGACTTTTGCTGGGTATCAATCTGTCAAAGGTGCAAAAGTTGTGATCGATTCCAACACTGGGCGTTCCAAAGGTTACGGCTTTGTCAGGTTTGGTGATGAGAGCGAAAGGTCAAGGGCGTTGACTGAGATGAATGGTGCTTTCTGCTCAAGCAGGCAGATGCGTGTTGGTATTGCTACTCCTAAAAGAGCATCTGCTTATGGCCAACAAAATGGTTCACAAG ctCTGACATTAGCTGGTGGACATGGAGCGAATGGTTCAGTGTCTGATGGAGATTCAAATAACTCAACA ATATTTGTTGGCGGCATTGATGCTGATGTTACTGAAGAAGACCTCATGCAGCCTTTCTCCCAGTTTGGGGAGGTTGTTTCGGTGAAGATTCCAGTAGGAAAAGGATGCGGTTTTGTCCAATTTGGTAACAG GAAGAGTGCTGAAGAAGCCATTGAGAATTTGAACGGGACAGTCATCGGGAAAAACACTGTCCGGCTTTCTTGGGGACGAAGCCCAAACAGACAG TGGAGAGGTGAAGCGGGACACCAGTGGAACGGAGGATACTCAAGAGGACAAGGTTACAGCAACGGATATGCTAATCAAGACTCAAACATGTATGCTACTGCAGCGGCTGCTGTCCCTGGAGCTTCTTGA
- the LOC103832916 gene encoding chlorophyll synthase, chloroplastic-like isoform X4 produces MGALRDSSQSGALGASRHTTPALFYLALGGSLLSYIYSAPPLKLGIAIVYNFKSVEGDRAMGLQSLLVAFGTEAAKWICVSAIDVTQISVAGM; encoded by the exons A TGGGAGCATTGAGAGATTCATCACAGAGTGGAGCATTGGGAGCATCTC GGCATACCACTCCCGCTTTGTTCTATCTTGCTTTGGGAGGGTCCTTGTTATCTTATATATACTCTGCTCCACCTCTTAAG TTGGGAATAGCGATTGTTTATAACTTCAAAAGTGTTGAAGGAGACAGAGCAATGGGCCTTCAGTCTCTCCTAGTAGCTTTTGGCACTGAGGCTGCAAAATGGATATGCGTTAGTGCTATAGACGTTACTCAGATCTCTGTTGCCGGTATGTAG
- the LOC103832916 gene encoding chlorophyll synthase, chloroplastic-like isoform X2 — protein sequence MGALRDSSQSGALGASRGSGHTTPALFYLALGGSLLSYIYSAPPLKLGIAIVYNFKSVEGDRAMGLQSLLVAFGTEAAKWICVSAIDVTQISVAGM from the exons A TGGGAGCATTGAGAGATTCATCACAGAGTGGAGCATTGGGAGCATCTCGTGGTAGTG GGCATACCACTCCCGCTTTGTTCTATCTTGCTTTGGGAGGGTCCTTGTTATCTTATATATACTCTGCTCCACCTCTTAAG TTGGGAATAGCGATTGTTTATAACTTCAAAAGTGTTGAAGGAGACAGAGCAATGGGCCTTCAGTCTCTCCTAGTAGCTTTTGGCACTGAGGCTGCAAAATGGATATGCGTTAGTGCTATAGACGTTACTCAGATCTCTGTTGCCGGTATGTAG
- the LOC103832916 gene encoding chlorophyll synthase, chloroplastic-like isoform X3, which produces MGALRDSSQSGALGASRGHTTPALFYLALGGSLLSYIYSAPPLKLGIAIVYNFKSVEGDRAMGLQSLLVAFGTEAAKWICVSAIDVTQISVAGM; this is translated from the exons A TGGGAGCATTGAGAGATTCATCACAGAGTGGAGCATTGGGAGCATCTCGTG GGCATACCACTCCCGCTTTGTTCTATCTTGCTTTGGGAGGGTCCTTGTTATCTTATATATACTCTGCTCCACCTCTTAAG TTGGGAATAGCGATTGTTTATAACTTCAAAAGTGTTGAAGGAGACAGAGCAATGGGCCTTCAGTCTCTCCTAGTAGCTTTTGGCACTGAGGCTGCAAAATGGATATGCGTTAGTGCTATAGACGTTACTCAGATCTCTGTTGCCGGTATGTAG
- the LOC103833228 gene encoding agamous-like MADS-box protein AGL97 yields MVKRGGTKRKAEIKKITDKSSKAVTFTKRRDGLFSKAAQLCLLGDAQIAILATPSSSHSNVSFFSFGHSSVDSVVSAYLSGQRPAPPPVPEDSKEMREDIAVCMARKELGLGYWWEDEELLASKSRDEIMEAMESMHILWKAAERLREDEAIDFDQREGSLEKMEDMSNDQTTLISTEDDQIIAVCDSFFNNNNNNNAASLSATPADEDDHHHQIEAVSENYCSNNMNALLSPPAAAAGGGLNDQNLLDLDLANLDLDTIFEGLADLDAEFVASLLM; encoded by the coding sequence ATGGTGAAAAGAGGAGGAACGAAGAGGAAGGCAGAGATTAAGAAGATTACAGATAAAAGCTCAAAGGCTGTAACTTTCACGAAGAGAAGAGATGGTCTCTTCAGTAAGGCCGCACAGCTCTGTCTTCTCGGCGACGCTCAGATCGCTATCTTAGCAACACCCTCTTCTTCCCATTCCAACGTCTCTTTCTTCTCCTTCGGACACTCCTCGGTGGATTCGGTTGTCTCTGCGTATCTCTCCGGTCAAAGGCCCGCTCCTCCTCCTGTTCCGGAAGACAGCAAAGAGATGCGGGAGGACATCGCTGTTTGCATGGCTCGGAAGGAACTCGGTCTCGGCTACTGGTGGGAGGACGAGGAGCTTCTTGCGAGTAAGAGCCGGGATGAAATCATGGAAGCGATGGAGTCCATGCACATACTGTGGAAGGCTGCCGAGAGGTTGCGTGAGGATGAAGCTATTGATTTTGATCAAAGAGAAGGTTCGCTTGAGAAGATGGAGGACATGAGTAATGATCAAACAACGCTGATCAGTACAGAGGATGATCAGATCATCGCTGTTTGTGACAGTttcttcaacaacaacaacaacaacaacgctGCTTCTTTATCAGCAACTCCTGCTGATGAggatgatcatcatcatcagattgAGGCTGTTTCTGAAAATTATTGCAGCAACAACATGAACGCTCTGTTATCACCTCCGGCTGCTGCTGCAGGAGGAGGATTGAATGATCAAAACCTGCTTGATCTTGATCTAgctaatcttgatttggatacaattTTTGAAGGTTTGGCCGACCTTGATGCTGAGTTTGTGGCTTCTCTTCTCATGTGA